A window of Ignavibacteriales bacterium contains these coding sequences:
- a CDS encoding MFS transporter, translating to MAETAEAKKSMFRSFPKNFWTVITMEFFERGSYYGVRSILSVYLVLSVAEGGLGFSKESVGVITSTFQPLLYLLPIVAGAIADRFGYRATLVFAFAVMSLGYLLTGFMTSYSLVFASLIFMVVGAGTFKPIISGTIARVTDKSNSTLAFGIYYWSINLGAFIFPLILVPMLKQISYSYVFVMAAVGTGWLLLFNLLVYKEPSKPANSKPLSQVLTEAALVLKDFRFILMIVIYSGFWILYFQQFDSVLWYFKDYVDKTPINNFVNSILGLFVSNPNWKFDVEHVTVINAGTIILLQLLISKIVKNTKALPTMITGIVLGTIGIAILAISTHPFVFIAGIFIFSIGEMTAHPKFISYVGLIAPEDKKALYLGYSFLYGVIGSGIGGILGAKLYVHFVDNLHNPTILWLVFASIGVATIIGLLLFNKFLAPKTVDA from the coding sequence ATGGCTGAAACTGCAGAAGCAAAAAAATCAATGTTCCGCTCCTTCCCCAAAAACTTCTGGACAGTAATTACAATGGAATTTTTCGAACGCGGTTCTTATTACGGTGTAAGATCTATTCTTTCGGTTTATCTTGTTCTAAGTGTTGCTGAAGGCGGTTTGGGTTTTTCTAAAGAAAGTGTCGGAGTAATTACAAGCACGTTCCAGCCGCTGCTCTATTTACTTCCAATCGTTGCCGGGGCAATTGCAGACCGTTTCGGTTACCGTGCAACATTAGTTTTTGCTTTCGCTGTTATGAGTCTAGGTTATCTGCTCACCGGATTTATGACTTCTTATTCTCTCGTCTTTGCAAGTTTGATCTTTATGGTTGTAGGAGCCGGAACATTTAAACCGATCATCTCCGGAACGATTGCACGTGTTACTGATAAATCTAATTCCACTTTAGCATTCGGAATTTATTATTGGTCTATTAATCTCGGCGCATTCATCTTTCCGTTAATACTTGTGCCGATGTTAAAACAAATTTCTTACTCGTATGTTTTTGTTATGGCTGCAGTAGGAACGGGCTGGCTTCTTCTTTTTAATCTTCTTGTTTATAAAGAACCAAGCAAACCGGCAAATTCAAAACCGCTCTCTCAAGTATTAACTGAAGCGGCGCTTGTTCTGAAAGATTTCAGATTCATTTTGATGATCGTAATCTATTCCGGCTTCTGGATTTTATATTTCCAGCAGTTCGATTCTGTCCTCTGGTATTTCAAAGATTATGTAGATAAAACTCCGATCAACAATTTTGTTAATTCTATTCTGGGTTTATTCGTTTCAAATCCAAATTGGAAATTTGATGTTGAACATGTAACCGTTATTAATGCGGGCACGATAATCCTTCTTCAACTTCTCATTTCAAAAATTGTGAAGAACACAAAAGCGCTGCCTACAATGATCACCGGAATCGTTTTAGGAACTATTGGCATTGCAATACTTGCAATATCAACTCATCCGTTCGTTTTCATTGCGGGTATTTTTATTTTTTCCATCGGTGAAATGACGGCTCATCCAAAGTTTATAAGTTATGTTGGATTGATTGCACCGGAAGATAAGAAAGCACTTTATCTCGGCTATTCATTTTTATATGGAGTGATAGGAAGCGGAATCGGCGGAATACTCGGCGCAAAGTTGTATGTTCATTTTGTAGATAATTTGCATAATCCAACTATACTATGGTTAGTTTTTGCTTCGATTGGTGTTGCTACAATTATTGGATTACTTTTGTTTAATAAATTTCTTGCACCTAAAACGGTTGATGCTTAA
- a CDS encoding PAS domain S-box protein, producing the protein MLNKRNEVQKEKSKLKKKNRSIQKSTLKPSDKKNIDENNVLFEAIFKNAEFGIVLGNFQGKLLRVNSTLVKMLGYSEKELLNLTIKDITHPHDYKTDQKLFNEIIAGKRKSYKIEKRYITKDGKVKHGKLTVSQVDNNKSDVKHFIALVEDLSEHKQAIENLLSQQNLLVTLLDNIPDSIYFKDLNSRFIKINKACAMKQGVSKPELLIGKTDADSFGSEHTFNAFADEQQIIKTGRPIIAKEEREDWPDGRTTWASTTKMPLNDSNGKIIGTFGISRDITQIKEGQDSVKESELLYRSLFESSDEGMFFTSENIILDCNQAVLDIFKCDRSFIVGHPPSDFSPEVQPDGRNSYESAIDKISKAFNGDPQRFYWQHKRPNGTLIDCEISLKAIIIGGKELIQATMRDLTEKMRADKIRNALFEISEAAYTASDMYTLYKRIHEEIGKLMSVKNIYIALYDEKADMISFPYFVDEFDPPQPPKKPGKGLTEYILRKGEACLITPQRDLELRKTGETELIGAPSAIWLGVPLKLSGKTIGVLVVQDYENEKAYGEDEMQLLIFVAEQIAQVIERKRNSDAVKKYTEELKQLNSTKDKFFSIIAHDLKNPFITILGFSDLLHTDYADLSDEERLFYIDEMKKSAEISHSLLQNLLQWSRSQTGRIEFSPLKLNLYNIVHGNTELLKASAERKQIGINSNIPEDISVLADEDMLNTIIRNLLTNALKFTEKGGKVEIIAVKQNGFIEIIVSDTGVGMSESVRKNLFKLDATHSTSGTENEAGTGLGLILCKEFIEKNGGTINVESELGKGSKFIFSLPAD; encoded by the coding sequence ATGTTAAACAAAAGAAATGAAGTGCAAAAAGAAAAAAGTAAACTCAAGAAAAAAAATAGATCCATCCAAAAATCAACTTTGAAACCTTCAGACAAAAAAAATATAGATGAGAACAATGTTTTATTTGAAGCGATTTTTAAAAATGCTGAATTTGGAATTGTATTAGGAAATTTCCAAGGCAAATTGTTACGTGTTAATTCAACACTCGTTAAAATGCTCGGGTATTCTGAAAAGGAACTCCTAAATTTAACAATCAAAGATATAACTCATCCTCACGATTATAAAACCGATCAAAAATTATTCAATGAAATCATTGCTGGGAAACGAAAGAGCTATAAGATTGAAAAAAGATACATCACAAAAGATGGGAAAGTCAAACACGGAAAATTAACTGTATCTCAAGTTGATAATAACAAAAGCGATGTAAAACATTTTATTGCACTAGTTGAAGATCTTTCAGAACATAAACAAGCAATAGAGAATCTTTTATCCCAACAAAATTTGTTGGTAACACTCTTAGATAATATTCCGGACAGCATATACTTCAAGGATTTGAACAGCAGGTTTATTAAAATAAACAAAGCATGTGCAATGAAACAAGGAGTATCAAAACCGGAATTACTGATTGGAAAAACAGACGCTGATTCATTCGGTTCTGAACATACTTTTAATGCTTTTGCAGATGAACAACAAATTATTAAAACCGGTAGACCAATTATTGCTAAGGAAGAAAGAGAAGACTGGCCCGATGGAAGAACAACTTGGGCATCTACAACTAAAATGCCGCTTAACGATTCGAATGGGAAAATTATTGGAACGTTTGGAATATCGCGGGATATAACTCAAATAAAAGAGGGTCAAGATTCAGTAAAAGAAAGCGAACTGTTATACCGCTCACTCTTTGAAAGTTCAGATGAAGGAATGTTTTTCACTTCCGAAAATATTATACTTGATTGTAATCAAGCTGTATTGGATATTTTTAAATGTGATCGAAGTTTTATTGTCGGTCATCCGCCATCCGATTTTTCCCCGGAAGTTCAACCCGACGGACGTAATTCTTATGAATCTGCCATTGATAAAATTAGCAAGGCTTTCAATGGAGATCCTCAGCGTTTCTATTGGCAGCACAAAAGGCCAAACGGAACTCTGATTGACTGTGAGATTTCACTAAAAGCAATTATTATCGGCGGTAAAGAGCTTATTCAAGCAACGATGCGAGATCTTACAGAGAAAATGCGCGCAGATAAAATTAGGAATGCTCTCTTCGAAATTTCTGAAGCCGCTTACACAGCTTCCGATATGTATACTCTTTATAAAAGAATCCACGAAGAGATTGGCAAATTGATGTCTGTGAAAAATATTTATATAGCTCTTTACGATGAAAAAGCTGATATGATTTCCTTTCCATATTTTGTTGATGAATTTGATCCGCCTCAACCTCCGAAAAAACCCGGTAAAGGTTTAACCGAATATATTTTACGGAAAGGCGAAGCTTGTCTCATTACTCCACAGAGAGATTTAGAACTTAGAAAAACCGGCGAGACTGAATTGATCGGTGCGCCTTCTGCAATTTGGTTAGGTGTACCTCTAAAGCTTAGCGGAAAAACCATAGGTGTTTTGGTTGTTCAAGATTATGAAAATGAAAAAGCATACGGTGAAGACGAAATGCAATTGTTAATATTCGTTGCAGAACAGATTGCTCAGGTAATTGAAAGAAAAAGAAATTCTGATGCAGTTAAAAAATATACAGAGGAATTGAAACAACTAAATTCTACAAAAGATAAATTTTTCTCAATCATAGCACATGATCTTAAGAACCCGTTTATTACAATTCTTGGCTTCTCAGATTTACTTCATACGGATTATGCCGACCTTAGTGATGAAGAACGTCTTTTCTATATAGACGAAATGAAAAAATCCGCAGAAATTTCACATAGTCTTCTTCAGAACTTATTGCAATGGTCACGCTCACAGACCGGACGCATAGAGTTCAGTCCGCTAAAATTAAATCTTTACAACATCGTTCATGGTAATACGGAATTACTTAAAGCTTCTGCTGAAAGAAAGCAGATCGGGATCAATAGTAATATTCCCGAAGACATTTCTGTTTTGGCAGATGAAGATATGCTCAACACCATTATCCGGAATTTGCTAACGAATGCTCTTAAGTTTACCGAAAAGGGCGGCAAAGTTGAAATTATTGCAGTCAAACAAAATGGTTTTATTGAAATTATTGTTTCAGATACCGGCGTTGGAATGAGTGAATCCGTTAGAAAAAATTTGTTTAAGCTTGATGCCACTCATTCTACTTCGGGAACAGAAAATGAAGCCGGAACCGGTTTAGGTTTAATTCTCTGCAAAGAATTTATCGAAAAGAACGGTGGTACTATTAATGTTGAAAGCGAATTAGGCAAAGGCAGCAAATTTATATTTTCATTACCGGCAGATTAA
- a CDS encoding alpha-amylase family glycosyl hydrolase → MKKYFLIIAALIISTNATAQEIIINKIEPPNWWAEMKTNKIQLMVYGENLNNISAEFNNRNIKVVRVNKIANPDYAFIDIEIKNDIIPQDYELTLSRGNEKTSVKFPILKREKDKKRFQGFSSDDIIYLIMPDRFVNGDPSNDSIPGYSDYMSKIPGQNRAGGDIQGMIDKLDYLKDLGITTIWSTPLVENNTFRSYHGYSATDFYKIDPRLGTNDLYKKFVDGAHQHDIKIILDHVSNHFSDDHVWMKNPPTQNWTNGTKENHLNANHNKMIFTDIHADSTTIKQVERGWFVDSMPDLNQENPFVANYIIQNTIWWIEYSGLDGIREDTYPYNNQKFMARWGKTLLDEFPTINIVGEVMTGETDFLAGYQKDTFLPRGFNSYLPALTDFALRDVLISYLQDRNNLYNIFNVLAKDFLYKYPDNLVTFADNHDLTRVMFYAKGNIAKAQIVYTILLTTRGIPQIFYGSEIGIVGGEGDGKLRAPFPGGFPNDKRDAFTSAGRTKIENEIFNFLRDLIHLRKKYPALAEGKLTHFPPVNDVYVYFRTLANEKIMIVVNNNNSVSNVNLKMMKNMISEKSKLINLRSGEEINLAPDLLLKIAGTRAEIFKIVE, encoded by the coding sequence ATGAAAAAATATTTTCTAATTATCGCCGCGTTAATAATTTCCACTAACGCCACCGCTCAAGAAATTATTATTAATAAAATTGAACCGCCCAACTGGTGGGCGGAAATGAAGACAAACAAAATTCAATTAATGGTTTACGGCGAAAACCTTAACAACATTTCGGCTGAGTTTAATAATAGAAACATCAAAGTTGTTCGTGTGAATAAAATTGCAAATCCCGATTACGCTTTCATAGATATAGAAATTAAAAACGATATCATACCACAAGATTATGAATTAACTCTATCACGCGGGAATGAAAAAACATCCGTTAAATTTCCAATTCTTAAAAGAGAAAAAGATAAAAAACGTTTTCAAGGATTTTCTTCTGATGATATAATTTATTTGATCATGCCAGATCGATTCGTGAATGGAGATCCCTCAAATGATTCCATTCCGGGATATTCAGATTATATGAGTAAAATTCCGGGACAGAATCGAGCCGGTGGAGATATTCAGGGAATGATTGATAAACTTGATTATCTAAAAGACCTTGGTATAACAACAATTTGGTCTACTCCGCTTGTAGAGAATAACACCTTTCGTTCATACCACGGTTATTCCGCAACTGATTTTTATAAAATTGATCCTCGGCTTGGAACTAACGATCTTTATAAAAAATTTGTAGATGGAGCTCACCAGCATGATATTAAAATAATTCTTGATCATGTTTCAAATCATTTTAGCGATGATCATGTCTGGATGAAAAATCCGCCAACACAAAATTGGACAAATGGAACTAAAGAAAATCATCTCAATGCAAATCACAATAAAATGATTTTTACGGATATTCATGCTGACAGCACAACAATAAAACAAGTTGAGCGCGGATGGTTTGTTGATTCAATGCCCGATTTAAATCAAGAGAATCCGTTTGTTGCTAATTATATAATTCAAAATACAATTTGGTGGATCGAATACTCCGGTCTCGATGGCATTCGTGAAGATACATATCCATATAACAATCAAAAATTTATGGCTCGATGGGGTAAAACATTGCTTGATGAATTTCCGACTATCAATATAGTTGGTGAAGTTATGACAGGTGAAACAGATTTTCTTGCCGGTTACCAGAAAGATACTTTTTTACCAAGAGGCTTTAATTCATATTTACCGGCATTAACAGATTTTGCTTTACGTGATGTACTAATCAGTTACTTACAAGATCGGAACAATCTTTATAATATTTTCAACGTTTTAGCAAAAGATTTTTTATATAAATATCCGGACAACTTGGTTACATTTGCCGACAACCATGATCTTACACGTGTAATGTTCTATGCAAAAGGAAATATTGCCAAGGCGCAAATTGTTTATACAATTCTTTTAACAACAAGGGGTATTCCACAAATATTTTACGGATCGGAGATTGGTATTGTCGGCGGGGAAGGTGACGGGAAATTACGCGCTCCATTCCCCGGCGGATTTCCAAACGATAAACGCGATGCATTTACTTCAGCCGGCAGAACAAAAATCGAAAATGAAATCTTTAATTTTTTGCGTGACTTAATTCATCTTCGTAAAAAATATCCTGCGCTTGCTGAAGGAAAACTTACACACTTCCCACCGGTAAATGATGTATACGTTTACTTCCGAACTCTCGCCAATGAAAAAATTATGATAGTTGTAAATAATAACAATTCAGTGTCTAATGTTAATTTGAAGATGATGAAAAATATGATCTCGGAAAAATCGAAACTTATTAATTTAAGAAGCGGTGAAGAAATAAACCTCGCCCCGGATTTATTGTTAAAGATTGCCGGAACACGTGCAGAGATTTTTAAGATTGTAGAATAA